The Vitis vinifera cultivar Pinot Noir 40024 chromosome 12, ASM3070453v1 genome has a segment encoding these proteins:
- the LOC100253199 gene encoding pathogenesis-related thaumatin-like protein 3.5 — translation MACHFDLLTSLFLIAIFILLGGKLCESATTFTIVNDCNETVWPGIITPGLNFHGGGFALKPGQSAIFTAADVWGGRIWGRTGCSFDKNGSGKCQTGACGTTLNCTSPGKPPASIAEFNLGDIDYYDVSLVDGFNLPITITPMKGTVNCSVAGCDADLRQKCPSELALKTDGKIIACKSACEAFNTDQYCCRGAYGNPISCVATNYSRSFKQACPVAYSYAFDDPTSILTCNAPEYIVTFCPSRNQTACSYHDKKLNCNASKGSKELSHTWWWLLILPLASMINLGLPIR, via the exons ATGGCTTGTCATTTTGATCTCCTCACCTCTCTTTTCCTCATTGccatttttattctattag GAGGAAAATTGTGTGAAAGTGCAACCACCTTCACCATTGTGAATGACTGCAATGAGACAGTATGGCCTGGAATAATAACACCTGGTCTCAACTTCCATGGTGGTGGTTTTGCACTCAAACCAGGCCAATCAGCCATTTTCACTGCTGCCGATGTGTGGGGTGGCCGGATATGGGGCCGAACAGGTTGCAGCTTTGACAAGAATGGCAGTGGAAAATGCCAAACTGGTGCCTGTGGCACTACCCTCAACTGTACAAGCCCTGGAAAACCTCCTGCTTCAATTGCTGAGTTCAACCTTGGTGATATTGACTACTACGATGTCAGCCTTGTTGATGGATTCAACCTGCCCATTACAATCACCCCCATGAAAGGTACCGTAAACTGCAGCGTTGCTGGTTGTGATGCAGACTTGAGGCAAAAATGCCCAAGCGAGCTAGCCCTTAAAACAGATGGGAAGATCATAGCTTGTAAAAGCGCATGCGAAGCATTCAACACTGATCAGTACTGTTGTCGAGGTGCGTATGGAAATCCTATATCATGTGTTGCTACAAACTATTCCAGGAGTTTCAAACAGGCCTGCCCTGTGGCATATAGCTATGCATTCGATGATCCTACGAGTATTCTCACCTGCAATGCCCCAGAATACATTGTAACTTTCTGCCCATCAAG GAACCAAACAGCGTGCTCATATCATGACAAGAAACTGAACTGCAATGCATCAAAGGGCTCAAAAGAACTCTCTCATACATGGTGGTGGCTCCTGATACTGCCATTGGCCTCAATGATTAATTTAGGGCTTCCAATTAGATAA
- the LOC100263413 gene encoding elongation of fatty acids protein 3-like: MDSLHHYLVDHPTLANFEWKQGHTWGASTQFLTLTIFCYLTLTYLLSHSQIPTLHPLLLRPISAAHNLLLLLLSLAMVVGCSLSAASQTPDTRWIFCFPPDTPPSGPTFFWAYVFYLSKIVEFIDTFLIILSGSIKRLSFLHVYHHTVVLIMCYIWLHTSQSLMPVALVTNASVHVLMYTYYLSCTLGWRPRWKRVVTDVQIVQFMFSFAVSGLMLYYHFSGIGCSGIWGWCFNAVFNASLLGLFLDFHFRNYARRKKEEKAKGS, from the coding sequence ATGGACAGCCTCCACCATTACCTCGTTGACCACCCAACGCTGGCCAACTTCGAGTGGAAACAAGGCCACACTTGGGGCGCCTCCACCCAATTCCTGACCCTCACCATCTTCTGCTATCTCACCCTCACTTACCTTCTCTCCCACTCCCAAATCCCCACCCTCCACCCCCTCCTCCTCCGCCCCATCTCCGCCGCCCAcaacctcctcctcctcctcctttcCCTTGCGATGGTCGTCGGATGCTCCCTCTCCGCAGCCTCCCAAACCCCCGATACCCGTTGGATCTTCTGCTTCCCACCCGACACCCCTCCCTCCGGGCCCACCTTCTTCTGGGCCTACGTCTTCTACCTCTCGAAAATCGTTGAATTTATTGACACCTTCTTGATCATCCTTAGTGGGAGCATCAAACGGCTGTCCTTCCTCCACGTCTACCACCACACCGTCGTCCTCATCATGTGCTATATATGGCTCCACACCTCGCAGTCTCTGATGCCGGTGGCGCTCGTCACCAATGCGAGCGTCCACGTGCTAATGTACACCTACTACTTATCCTGCACACTAGGGTGGCGTCCACGGTGGAAGCGCGTGGTGACAGACGTTCAGATTGTGCAGTTCATGTTCAGTTTTGCTGTTTCGGGTTTGATGCTGTACTACCATTTTAGTGGAATAGGGTGCTCTGGGATCTGGGGTTGGTGCTTTAATGCGGTTTTCAACGCTTCTCTTTTGGGTCTCTTTCTTGACTTTCATTTCAGGAACTATGCCCGGAGGAAGAAGGAGGAGAAAGCTAAAGGGTCTTGA